A section of the Bacillus pumilus genome encodes:
- a CDS encoding amino acid ABC transporter ATP-binding protein, with protein MINIEKLTKSFGKNEVLKGIDTTIKEGEVVAVIGPSGSGKSTFLRCINLLEKPTSGVITIQDTEITNPKTNALKVRENIGMVFQHFHLFPHKTVLENITYAPMNVKNQSKEDSIKQAEDLLKKVGLLEKKDDFPNRLSGGQKQRVAIARALAMTPDIMLFDEPTSALDPEMVKEVLEVMKELAQSGMTLVIVTHEMGFAKEVADRVIFMDDGKIVEDANPVQFFESPSSQRAKDFLQKIL; from the coding sequence ATGATTAACATAGAGAAACTAACAAAATCTTTTGGTAAAAATGAAGTATTAAAAGGGATCGACACCACTATTAAAGAAGGGGAAGTTGTCGCAGTCATTGGACCATCTGGTTCAGGGAAATCGACGTTTCTTCGCTGCATCAACTTGCTTGAAAAGCCGACTTCTGGTGTTATTACGATTCAGGATACTGAAATCACAAACCCAAAAACCAATGCACTCAAAGTGCGTGAGAACATCGGAATGGTATTTCAACATTTTCACCTATTCCCGCATAAAACAGTGCTGGAGAATATCACATATGCGCCAATGAATGTGAAGAATCAATCGAAGGAAGACAGCATCAAACAAGCTGAAGATCTACTGAAAAAAGTAGGCCTTTTAGAGAAAAAAGATGATTTTCCGAACCGCTTGTCAGGTGGTCAAAAGCAGCGTGTTGCAATTGCACGTGCGCTTGCAATGACACCAGACATCATGCTGTTTGACGAACCAACTTCTGCCTTAGATCCAGAAATGGTCAAGGAAGTACTAGAGGTCATGAAAGAGCTGGCTCAATCTGGAATGACACTTGTGATCGTCACTCATGAAATGGGCTTTGCAAAAGAAGTGGCTGACCGCGTGATCTTTATGGATGATGGGAAAATTGTAGAGGATGCAAACCCTGTGCAATTCTTTGAATCACCGTCGTCACAGCGCGCAAAAGACTTCTTACAAAAAATATTATAA
- a CDS encoding amino acid ABC transporter permease — MLDFKDVIPQMPFILEGLKVTLSIVVVSLFLGFILGILLTLCKISVFKPLIWLADFYTSIFRGTPLVLQLLIIYFGLPQLLGFQIDQYWAAVAAFTLNSAAYVSEIIRAGINAIDKGQKEAAVALGIPYAKMMKDLLLPQAFKNISPALVNETITLTKESAIVTVIGLGDVMRRAYQAGAVTYNYLEPLIFAGLIYYVIVLVLTFVGKSVERKLKSND, encoded by the coding sequence ATGTTAGATTTTAAAGATGTAATACCTCAGATGCCCTTTATTTTAGAAGGGCTTAAGGTCACACTTTCTATTGTAGTGGTATCACTTTTTCTTGGATTTATCTTAGGAATTTTATTAACGCTTTGCAAAATTAGCGTATTTAAGCCGCTCATTTGGCTTGCAGATTTTTATACGTCCATCTTCCGAGGCACACCGCTTGTGCTTCAATTGCTCATTATTTATTTTGGCCTGCCTCAGCTTCTCGGGTTTCAAATCGATCAATACTGGGCTGCTGTAGCCGCATTTACACTAAACTCTGCGGCATACGTATCTGAAATTATTCGTGCTGGTATTAATGCCATTGATAAAGGTCAAAAAGAAGCAGCCGTTGCTTTAGGTATTCCTTATGCTAAAATGATGAAGGACTTATTGCTTCCGCAAGCATTTAAAAATATTTCACCTGCACTTGTGAACGAAACGATTACACTGACAAAAGAATCAGCTATTGTGACAGTCATTGGATTAGGCGATGTCATGAGACGAGCCTATCAAGCAGGTGCCGTCACGTATAATTATCTTGAACCGCTTATTTTTGCCGGTCTCATTTATTATGTCATCGTGCTTGTTCTCACCTTTGTCGGCAAATCGGTGGAAAGGAAGTTAAAATCAAATGATTAA
- a CDS encoding transporter substrate-binding domain-containing protein: MKKWLLLLMTAGLAAALAACGTSSNNSNASGDDKTLVMATSADYPPFESKDGDKIVGFDVDLATALAKKNGYKLEIQDMDFASLVSALKTNKADIVLAGMTPTEKRKKQLDFSDVYYNAKNLVVSKKSSGMKTEKDLKDKTVGVQLGSIQQDEANGLQKKYNLKVEDRNKISDIIQEIKAGRFDAAIIEDKVAAGYLKKEKDFQAFGLNSSNEGSAIAFKKNSDLTAKFNKSLKEMQDNGELDKLIKKWFADEK, encoded by the coding sequence ATGAAAAAGTGGTTATTATTACTTATGACAGCTGGTCTTGCAGCTGCACTCGCAGCTTGTGGAACTTCTTCTAATAATTCAAACGCATCAGGAGATGACAAAACACTCGTTATGGCGACATCAGCAGATTATCCGCCATTTGAATCAAAAGACGGAGATAAAATTGTCGGTTTTGATGTTGATCTTGCAACAGCACTAGCGAAAAAGAACGGCTACAAGCTAGAAATTCAAGATATGGATTTTGCAAGTCTTGTATCAGCGCTTAAAACAAATAAAGCTGATATTGTCCTTGCAGGCATGACTCCTACAGAAAAACGTAAAAAACAATTAGATTTCTCTGATGTTTATTACAATGCTAAAAACTTAGTTGTCTCAAAGAAATCTAGCGGAATGAAAACAGAGAAAGACTTAAAAGATAAAACAGTCGGCGTTCAATTAGGTTCGATCCAGCAGGATGAAGCAAACGGTTTGCAAAAGAAATATAACTTAAAAGTGGAAGACCGCAATAAAATCTCTGATATCATTCAAGAAATCAAAGCAGGTCGTTTTGATGCAGCCATTATTGAAGATAAAGTAGCTGCTGGTTATTTGAAAAAAGAAAAAGATTTCCAAGCCTTTGGATTGAATAGTTCAAACGAAGGTTCAGCTATTGCATTCAAGAAAAATAGCGACTTAACAGCTAAATTTAATAAATCATTAAAAGAAATGCAAGACAATGGCGAACTTGATAAATTAATTAAAAAATGGTTTGCTGATGAAAAATAA
- a CDS encoding BrxA/BrxB family bacilliredoxin, whose amino-acid sequence MNIDFNLFMNDIVKQAREEIKQAGYTELTSSEEVDEALSKKGTALVMVNSVCGCAGGIARPAAGYSVHYDKRPDQLLTVFAGQDKEATARAREYFEGFPPSSPSFALLKDGKIIKMVERHEIEGHEPMEVVSKLQAAFDEHCEEM is encoded by the coding sequence ATGAATATTGATTTTAATTTATTTATGAATGATATTGTGAAACAAGCGAGAGAAGAGATCAAACAGGCTGGCTATACTGAGCTTACATCATCTGAAGAAGTAGATGAAGCACTGTCTAAAAAAGGCACGGCACTTGTGATGGTGAATTCGGTATGCGGATGTGCTGGCGGTATTGCAAGACCAGCTGCAGGCTATTCTGTTCATTACGATAAGCGACCAGATCAATTGCTGACTGTGTTTGCTGGACAAGACAAAGAGGCAACAGCAAGAGCCCGTGAATACTTTGAAGGCTTCCCGCCATCTTCACCATCCTTTGCATTGTTAAAAGATGGAAAGATCATTAAAATGGTCGAACGCCATGAAATTGAAGGACACGAGCCAATGGAAGTCGTGTCAAAGCTCCAAGCTGCGTTCGATGAGCATTGCGAAGAAATGTAA
- a CDS encoding YegS/Rv2252/BmrU family lipid kinase, with protein MAQFKKAMLIYNGNAGQKNMEKVLGQTVPLLSLHIDELILKPTKQPNDAYQFCRTIDETIELLIILGGDGTVHECMNGIGGLEERPAVAILPGGTCNDFSRTLGIPQQIQKAAQMIIDGVEKKVDLIKAEDRYLLNFWGIGLIADTSNNINDKEKAVLGKISYFTSALRTLQQTEPFHVRVETEEESWEEEAVIVLVMNGHFIGTNKIDLPSAAIDDGKAEILICRNTSFSALKEIFSMNREELEDFTGDLSLIQASSIQIHTKEEMDADTDGEVYMTAPASLEVLKQHLTFIVPTE; from the coding sequence ATGGCACAATTCAAAAAAGCGATGCTCATTTATAATGGAAATGCTGGACAAAAAAACATGGAAAAAGTTCTCGGTCAAACAGTACCTCTTCTTTCTCTACATATTGATGAACTCATTCTTAAACCAACAAAGCAGCCAAATGATGCTTATCAATTCTGTCGTACAATTGATGAGACAATAGAATTGCTGATCATATTAGGCGGAGATGGAACCGTGCATGAATGTATGAATGGCATCGGCGGGTTAGAAGAAAGGCCGGCTGTAGCGATTTTACCAGGCGGGACATGCAATGACTTTTCTAGAACCCTTGGTATCCCGCAACAAATACAAAAAGCCGCTCAAATGATAATAGATGGCGTAGAAAAAAAGGTCGACTTAATCAAGGCAGAAGATCGATACTTGTTAAACTTTTGGGGAATCGGGCTCATTGCAGACACGTCCAACAATATTAATGACAAGGAAAAAGCGGTACTCGGCAAAATCAGCTACTTCACAAGTGCCCTGCGCACCTTGCAGCAAACAGAGCCCTTTCACGTACGAGTCGAAACAGAGGAGGAAAGCTGGGAAGAAGAAGCTGTCATCGTTCTTGTCATGAATGGACATTTTATCGGGACAAATAAAATTGATTTGCCTAGTGCAGCAATTGATGATGGGAAAGCAGAAATCTTAATTTGCAGAAATACGAGCTTCTCTGCTCTAAAAGAGATCTTTTCTATGAACCGGGAAGAGCTGGAAGATTTCACCGGCGACCTTTCTCTCATTCAAGCATCCAGTATTCAGATCCACACAAAAGAGGAAATGGATGCTGATACAGATGGCGAAGTGTACATGACAGCTCCTGCTTCTTTAGAAGTGTTAAAACAGCATTTGACCTTTATTGTTCCAACAGAATAA
- a CDS encoding YesK-like family protein: protein MMRRSDDMSGLDFFAFLTIGLMFITAIAFAFLRYISKSRNHPERLLLIISIVSIIQVLYCLLLVGGFKGAANSLLGISLLIGTLLGYALEYLYRRYIKKKPEKE from the coding sequence ATGATGAGAAGGAGCGATGATATGTCTGGACTAGACTTTTTTGCATTTTTAACGATTGGACTCATGTTTATCACAGCAATTGCGTTCGCATTTCTTCGATATATTTCTAAATCACGCAATCATCCTGAAAGATTACTACTGATCATATCAATCGTTTCGATTATTCAAGTTTTGTATTGCTTGCTGCTTGTCGGTGGATTTAAAGGAGCAGCGAATAGCCTTTTAGGAATTTCTCTTCTTATCGGAACGCTGCTCGGATATGCACTTGAATATTTATACAGACGCTATATCAAAAAAAAGCCCGAAAAAGAATGA
- a CDS encoding dihydrolipoamide acetyltransferase family protein codes for MATEQMKMPQLGESVTEGTISKWLVSPGDHVNKYDPIAEVMTDKVNAEVPSSFTGTITKLSAEEGDTLQVGEVFCEIEVEGSSQQSAEEEAAPEQSEAPEADQTKEDQSQKKRYSPAVLRLADEHSIDLAAVQGTGAGGRITRKDLLQLIESGGMQEKAAPVNEQAIKPEPVQSSKPKAAPSISTMPGDNELPVTPIRQAIAANMLRSKHEIPHAWTMMEVDVTNLVTRRNQLKDQFKAKEGFNLTFFAFFVKAVAQSLKEFPEMNSMWAGDKIVQKKAINVSIAVATDDALFVPVIKDADEKTIKGIAKEIHELASKVRQGTLKQSDMEGGTFTVNNTGSFGSVQSMGIINYPQAAILQVESIVKRPVIVNGMIAARDMVNLCLSLDHRVLDGLVCGRFLQRIKQILEGIDEQTSVY; via the coding sequence GTGGCAACTGAACAAATGAAAATGCCTCAGTTAGGTGAAAGTGTAACAGAAGGAACCATCAGCAAATGGCTCGTTTCACCTGGCGATCATGTGAATAAATACGATCCAATTGCAGAAGTCATGACGGATAAAGTGAACGCAGAAGTCCCGTCATCTTTTACAGGAACCATTACAAAGCTATCAGCTGAAGAAGGCGATACACTTCAAGTAGGAGAAGTGTTCTGTGAAATTGAAGTGGAAGGCAGCTCACAGCAAAGTGCAGAAGAAGAAGCGGCACCTGAGCAAAGTGAAGCACCTGAAGCAGATCAAACAAAAGAGGATCAAAGTCAAAAGAAACGCTACTCTCCAGCGGTCCTTCGTTTAGCAGATGAGCACAGCATTGATTTAGCGGCAGTGCAAGGAACGGGAGCAGGTGGGAGAATCACAAGAAAAGATTTACTTCAGCTGATTGAAAGCGGCGGCATGCAAGAGAAGGCAGCACCTGTGAATGAACAGGCAATCAAGCCAGAGCCTGTGCAGTCATCAAAGCCAAAAGCGGCGCCTTCCATCTCTACAATGCCTGGTGATAATGAACTGCCAGTCACGCCAATCAGGCAGGCGATTGCGGCAAATATGCTGAGAAGCAAACATGAAATTCCGCATGCATGGACAATGATGGAAGTTGATGTGACAAACCTTGTGACTAGAAGAAATCAGCTCAAGGACCAATTTAAAGCAAAAGAAGGCTTTAATTTGACGTTCTTTGCGTTCTTTGTCAAAGCAGTGGCACAGAGCTTAAAGGAATTCCCAGAAATGAACAGCATGTGGGCTGGAGATAAAATTGTGCAAAAGAAAGCGATCAATGTCTCGATTGCTGTTGCAACTGATGACGCTCTTTTTGTTCCAGTCATTAAGGATGCAGATGAAAAAACGATTAAAGGCATCGCCAAGGAAATTCATGAGCTTGCTTCCAAGGTGAGACAAGGTACGCTGAAGCAAAGTGACATGGAAGGCGGCACCTTTACTGTAAACAACACGGGATCATTTGGTTCTGTACAATCTATGGGAATCATTAATTATCCGCAAGCGGCGATTTTACAAGTAGAATCGATCGTGAAGCGTCCGGTGATTGTAAATGGTATGATTGCAGCGAGAGACATGGTTAACCTTTGTCTCTCATTAGACCACAGAGTTCTCGATGGTCTTGTATGCGGCAGATTCCTTCAACGGATTAAACAAATTCTTGAAGGCATTGACGAGCAGACATCTGTTTACTAA
- a CDS encoding alpha-ketoacid dehydrogenase subunit beta, producing MPVMSYIDAITLAMKEEMERDPKVFVLGEDVGKKGGVFKATAGLYEQFGEARVMDTPLAESAIAGVGIGAAMYGMRPIAEMQFADFIMPAINQIISEAAKIRYRSNNDWSCPMVIRAPYGGGVHGALYHSQSVEAIFANQPGLKIVMPSTPYDVKGLLKAAVRDPDPVLFFEHKRAYRLIKGEVPEEDYTLPIGKADVKREGDDITVITYGLCVHFALQAADRLAKDGISAHILDLRTVYPLDQEAIIEAASKTGKVLLLTEDTKEGSIMSEVAAIISEHCLFDLDAPIKRLAGPEIPAMPYAPTMEKFFMVNPDKVEAEMRELAAF from the coding sequence ATGCCTGTTATGTCATATATAGACGCCATTACACTGGCAATGAAAGAAGAAATGGAGCGAGATCCGAAAGTGTTTGTGCTCGGAGAGGATGTCGGGAAAAAGGGCGGTGTATTTAAAGCGACAGCGGGTCTCTATGAGCAATTCGGAGAAGCGCGCGTCATGGATACACCTCTTGCAGAATCAGCCATTGCTGGAGTTGGGATTGGGGCAGCGATGTATGGAATGCGCCCAATTGCTGAGATGCAATTTGCGGATTTTATCATGCCTGCCATTAACCAAATCATTTCAGAGGCGGCGAAAATTAGATACCGCTCAAATAACGATTGGAGCTGTCCGATGGTCATCCGCGCACCTTATGGGGGCGGAGTTCACGGGGCGCTTTATCATTCACAATCAGTTGAAGCGATTTTTGCCAACCAGCCTGGTTTGAAGATTGTCATGCCTTCTACGCCTTATGATGTAAAAGGTCTTTTAAAAGCTGCGGTACGAGATCCAGATCCTGTATTGTTCTTTGAACACAAACGTGCCTACCGTCTCATTAAAGGAGAAGTACCTGAAGAGGATTACACACTTCCTATTGGAAAAGCAGATGTGAAACGTGAAGGCGATGATATCACGGTCATTACATATGGCCTCTGCGTCCATTTTGCGCTGCAAGCAGCAGACCGCCTTGCGAAAGATGGCATTTCTGCGCATATTCTCGATTTGAGAACAGTGTACCCGCTTGATCAGGAAGCCATTATTGAAGCGGCATCAAAAACAGGCAAAGTGCTTCTTCTAACGGAAGATACAAAAGAGGGCAGCATCATGAGTGAGGTAGCGGCGATCATATCAGAGCATTGCTTATTTGATTTAGACGCACCAATCAAACGTCTAGCCGGACCAGAAATCCCAGCAATGCCTTATGCACCGACAATGGAAAAATTCTTTATGGTCAACCCAGATAAGGTAGAAGCTGAAATGAGAGAGCTAGCGGCGTTTTAA
- a CDS encoding thiamine pyrophosphate-dependent dehydrogenase E1 component subunit alpha gives MSNMRHHELGLSDEQAIDIYRTMLLARKIDERMWLLNRSGKIPFVISCQGQEAQQVGAAFALNREEDYVLPYYRDMGVVLAFGMTAKDLMMSGFAKQDDPNSGGRQMPGHFGQKSNRIVTGSSPVTTQVPHAVGIALAGRLDQKNFVSFVTFGEGSSNQGDFHEGANFAAVHKLPVIFMCENNKYAISVPYDKQVACERISDRAIGYGMPGVTVDGNDPLEVYAAVKEARDRAARGEGPTLIETISYRLTAHSSDDDDSSYREKEEVLEARKKDPLIKYETYLTEGNVMTSEMKEEMTKEIMQIVNEATDEAENAAYADAESALRYVYAE, from the coding sequence ATGAGTAACATGCGTCATCATGAATTAGGATTATCTGATGAACAAGCAATTGATATATACAGAACAATGCTTCTAGCAAGAAAAATTGATGAACGGATGTGGCTTTTAAACCGTTCAGGTAAAATTCCATTCGTTATATCTTGTCAAGGGCAGGAAGCGCAGCAAGTTGGTGCTGCTTTCGCTCTCAATAGAGAAGAGGATTACGTCTTACCTTACTACCGTGATATGGGGGTTGTCCTTGCATTTGGAATGACAGCAAAAGATTTAATGATGTCAGGTTTTGCAAAACAAGACGATCCAAACTCAGGTGGCAGACAGATGCCAGGACATTTTGGACAGAAATCCAATCGAATTGTGACAGGATCTTCACCTGTTACAACGCAGGTTCCTCATGCAGTGGGAATCGCACTTGCTGGACGGCTAGATCAGAAAAACTTTGTCAGCTTTGTCACGTTCGGTGAAGGCTCTTCAAACCAAGGTGATTTCCACGAAGGGGCTAACTTCGCTGCTGTGCATAAGCTGCCTGTTATTTTCATGTGTGAAAACAATAAGTATGCAATTTCCGTGCCGTACGACAAACAAGTAGCTTGTGAACGCATTTCAGATCGTGCGATTGGGTACGGAATGCCTGGCGTAACCGTTGATGGCAATGATCCGCTTGAAGTATATGCCGCTGTCAAAGAAGCGAGAGACCGTGCGGCAAGAGGCGAAGGACCAACGTTGATTGAAACGATCTCTTACCGTTTAACTGCGCATTCAAGTGATGACGATGATTCAAGCTATCGAGAAAAAGAAGAAGTGCTCGAAGCGAGAAAGAAAGATCCGCTCATCAAATATGAAACGTATTTAACCGAAGGAAACGTCATGACTTCAGAAATGAAAGAAGAGATGACAAAAGAAATCATGCAAATCGTAAACGAAGCCACTGATGAAGCGGAAAACGCTGCTTATGCTGATGCTGAAAGCGCACTTCGTTACGTGTATGCGGAGTAA